The genomic region ATCTCCCTTGCTGCCGCGCAGAGCGTATCAATCGCGGCGCAGGGAGCAGCGGTCGTCCTCGCGACGATTGCTGGTGCGTCGAGATTCCGCGCGGTTCCGCTGCCGGTTCTCTACTCCGCGCGGAGGGAGATCTGTGGATCGACAGATGCCGCGCGGCGGGCAGGGCGGAGGCTGGCGGTGAGGGCGACGATCGCCAGCGTGGCCCCGATGGTGGCGTGGACCGGGAGGTCCAGCGCGTTCACGCCTTCAAACGAGAGCTCCAGGCTGCGGGCGACGGAGAGAGCGCCCATCGTCCCGATCACCGTGCCGAAGACGGTGAGCCGCAGGCCCTGGCGGAGCACCAGCCGCGTCACGTCCGCCACGCGGGCGCCGAGCGCCATGCGGATGCCGATCTCGCGCGTGCGGCGGGCGACGTTGTACGCCATCACCGCGTAGAGGCCGGTGGTTGCCAGAAGCAGCGCGGCGCCCGCGAGCGCGGCGAAGACGACGGCGAACCATCGCAGAGGCGCCGCGAACGAGGCGAGGTACGCATCCATCGTCATCCCGTCCGTCACCTTCGCTCCCGGAACCGCTCCGCGGACGGCGCGCTGCACGGCGGATGCGAGCCGCGCGGGATCGCCGTGGACGCGCACCGCCAGCCCTGCGGCGGCGGGCGGATGCTGGAGCGCGGACAGGTAGAGCGTGGGCACGGGCTGGGACGATGCGCCGATGCCGCGCGCGTGGATCTCGCCGACCACGCCCACGACCGTGTACCACTCGCCCGAGCGCCCGCCGACCTGGATCTGCTTGCCGAGCGGCTCGCCGTTGGGGAAGAGCCGGTAGGCGAACGCGGTGCTGATCACGGCGACTCGCGGCGCGCCCGCGCGGTCCCGCATCTCCAGCTCGCGCCCGCTCACCACCGGCGCGCCAAGCGTGCGGAAGAAGCGCGGCCCGACCGCCTGGACGCGCGCCTCGCCCTCGCTCACGGGCTTGATCATCCCCGCCATCGCGCACTCGCCGCAGACGGCGGTCACGCGGTCGGTGGCGCCCACGCCGAGCCACGAGCCCGTGGTGGCGATGCTGGTGTCCACCACGCCGGGCACGCCGCGGACGCGCGCCATGGCCTGCTCGTACATCTCCGCGCGCCGGGCCGTACCCAGCCGCGCGCCGCCGGGCAGCGTGACCCGCGCCGTAAGCGTCCCGTGCGGATCGAACCCGAGCCCCGCATCGTCCGTCCGCTGCGAAGCGAAGCTGCGGAGCAGGAGGCCCGCCGTGGTGAGAAGGACGAGCGATGCGGCGATCTGGAGCACCGCCAGCACGTTGCGGATGGCGGCCTCGCCGGGGCCGCCGGTGGCGCGGTCGCCCGCGGCCACGAAGCGGCGCAGGTCGCGGCTCCACGCCACCCTGGCCGGCGAGAGCCAAGCGAGTAGCGTCACCACGACGAACGCGCCCACGACGGTCATGAGGACTGCGCCGTCCATCCCCGTCCCGCTCCACGGCGCGTCTCCCGACGGCCACGCGGCCTTCAGCACGTATGCTCCCGGCCACGCCAGCAGCAGCCCCAGCCCGATGCCGATGCCCGCCAGAAGCGCGCTCTCCGAGAGGAGCTGGCCGACGAGGCGGCGCCGCATCGCGCCGAGGATGGTGCGCATCGCCATCTCCGGCTGGCGTGCCGAGCCGCGCGCGAGCACCAGCGTGACCACGTTGACGAGCGCGATGCCCAGCAGGAGCAGCGTCAGCGCGAACGTCATCCACAGGAGCGAGCCGAACGCCTGTGACTGCATCGCGCCCAGCGGCTGACGCTCCGCCGTCCACCGCAGCCAGTCCGTCGCGCCGGGAGCTTCGCGCAGCAGCGGGTGCGTGTAGCGCGGCCCGGCCGTGACGCCCTGGCGCACGATCCCCAGCAGCGGCACCCCAAGTCCGGTCGCGAACGCCAGTGCCGCGATCACCGGGAGCGCCACGCCGGGCGTGTTTCGCAGCGTGCGGATGGCGGCGCGCACGTGCTCCCCGACCACGCTCGCCGGCGGTGAGATGCGGGGCGTTGCGTTGCTGGACGCAGGATATGGCGAATCGGCCATGTAGATGTGCGGGCGGAGATGGATGTAGAACCGCGCACTCGCGAAGATGCGCGGCGCCCCGCGGAGCGGCAAGGAGGCCGAGGCGTTGGACTCCGGAACCGGGCCGACGGTTGGATGCGATCGATTCGTAGACCGCGTTGGTCCGCAGATGACGCGGCTTCGG from Longimicrobiaceae bacterium harbors:
- a CDS encoding FtsX-like permease family protein, with translation MADSPYPASSNATPRISPPASVVGEHVRAAIRTLRNTPGVALPVIAALAFATGLGVPLLGIVRQGVTAGPRYTHPLLREAPGATDWLRWTAERQPLGAMQSQAFGSLLWMTFALTLLLLGIALVNVVTLVLARGSARQPEMAMRTILGAMRRRLVGQLLSESALLAGIGIGLGLLLAWPGAYVLKAAWPSGDAPWSGTGMDGAVLMTVVGAFVVVTLLAWLSPARVAWSRDLRRFVAAGDRATGGPGEAAIRNVLAVLQIAASLVLLTTAGLLLRSFASQRTDDAGLGFDPHGTLTARVTLPGGARLGTARRAEMYEQAMARVRGVPGVVDTSIATTGSWLGVGATDRVTAVCGECAMAGMIKPVSEGEARVQAVGPRFFRTLGAPVVSGRELEMRDRAGAPRVAVISTAFAYRLFPNGEPLGKQIQVGGRSGEWYTVVGVVGEIHARGIGASSQPVPTLYLSALQHPPAAAGLAVRVHGDPARLASAVQRAVRGAVPGAKVTDGMTMDAYLASFAAPLRWFAVVFAALAGAALLLATTGLYAVMAYNVARRTREIGIRMALGARVADVTRLVLRQGLRLTVFGTVIGTMGALSVARSLELSFEGVNALDLPVHATIGATLAIVALTASLRPARRAASVDPQISLRAE